A single window of Deinococcus sp. KSM4-11 DNA harbors:
- a CDS encoding type Z 30S ribosomal protein S14 produces MANTSKVVKAARGHKFAVQNYSRCSRCGRARGYYRFFGMCRICIREMAHKGELPGVKKASW; encoded by the coding sequence ATGGCGAACACCTCGAAAGTTGTCAAAGCTGCGCGCGGTCATAAATTTGCCGTGCAGAACTACAGCCGCTGCTCCCGCTGCGGCCGTGCCCGCGGGTACTACCGCTTCTTCGGCATGTGCCGCATCTGCATCCGCGAGATGGCCCACAAGGGCGAACTCCCCGGCGTGAAGAAAGCCAGCTGGTAA
- the rpsH gene encoding 30S ribosomal protein S8 has translation MLSDPIADMLTRIRNATRTHKETVDIPASRFKEELAKLLVKEGYVASVERLVPEGQKFDVLRVTLKYGDKREQVIKHIERISRPGRRSYVSADNLPRIQRGLGLAVVSTSKGLLPDREARKQGVGGEVVCVLW, from the coding sequence ATGCTGAGTGATCCCATCGCTGACATGCTCACGCGCATCCGCAACGCGACGCGCACCCACAAGGAGACCGTGGACATCCCGGCCTCCCGCTTCAAGGAAGAACTGGCCAAGCTGCTGGTCAAGGAAGGCTACGTGGCCAGCGTCGAGCGTCTGGTGCCGGAAGGCCAAAAGTTCGACGTGCTGCGCGTCACGCTGAAGTACGGTGACAAGCGCGAGCAGGTCATCAAGCACATCGAGCGCATCAGCCGTCCTGGGCGCCGCTCGTACGTCAGCGCCGACAACCTGCCCCGTATCCAGCGCGGCCTGGGCCTGGCCGTGGTGTCCACGAGCAAGGGCCTGCTGCCGGACCGCGAGGCCCGCAAGCAGGGCGTGGGCGGCGAAGTCGTCTGCGTGCTGTGGTAA
- the rplF gene encoding 50S ribosomal protein L6, whose translation MSRIGRQPIAVPSGVTTTAADGVFKVKGPKGELTVPYNTELSIKKDGDNLVVERPSDQQRHRALHGLTRTLVANAVKGVSDGYTINLELRGVGFRAKLSGKNLEMTIGYSHPVIIEPPAGVSFTVPEPTKIDVSGIDKQLVGQVAANVRKVRKPDAYHGKGVRFLGEKIALKAGKAGATGGKGKK comes from the coding sequence ATGTCCCGAATTGGTAGACAGCCCATCGCCGTGCCGAGCGGCGTGACCACGACCGCCGCAGACGGCGTGTTCAAGGTCAAGGGCCCCAAGGGTGAACTGACCGTTCCCTACAACACCGAGCTCAGCATCAAGAAAGATGGCGACAACCTCGTCGTCGAGCGGCCCAGTGACCAGCAGCGCCACCGCGCCCTGCACGGCCTGACCCGCACGCTGGTCGCCAACGCCGTCAAGGGCGTCAGCGACGGCTACACCATCAATCTGGAACTGCGGGGCGTGGGCTTCCGCGCCAAGCTGTCCGGCAAGAACCTCGAAATGACCATCGGCTACAGCCACCCGGTCATCATTGAGCCGCCCGCCGGCGTGAGCTTCACCGTGCCGGAACCCACCAAGATTGACGTGAGCGGCATCGACAAGCAGCTCGTCGGTCAGGTGGCCGCGAATGTCCGCAAGGTGCGCAAGCCCGACGCCTACCACGGCAAGGGTGTGCGTTTCCTCGGCGAGAAGATTGCCCTGAAGGCCGGTAAAGCCGGTGCGACGGGCGGGAAAGGGAAGAAATAA
- the rplR gene encoding 50S ribosomal protein L18, which translates to MATQTMIRRKLRARRKVRTAAGERLRLSVYRSSKHIYAQIIDDSKGITVAAATSAAVKSGNKTDTAAAVGKALAAVALEKGVKQVVFDRGSYRYHGRVKALADAAREGGLDF; encoded by the coding sequence ATGGCGACCCAGACCATGATCCGCCGCAAGCTGCGCGCCCGCCGCAAAGTCCGCACGGCCGCCGGCGAGCGCCTGCGCCTGAGCGTGTACCGCTCCAGCAAGCACATCTACGCCCAGATCATCGACGACAGCAAGGGCATCACCGTTGCTGCGGCCACCAGCGCCGCCGTCAAATCGGGCAACAAGACCGACACTGCCGCCGCCGTGGGCAAGGCCCTGGCGGCCGTGGCGCTCGAGAAGGGCGTCAAGCAGGTGGTCTTTGACCGTGGCTCTTACCGGTACCACGGACGCGTGAAGGCGCTCGCAGACGCGGCGCGGGAGGGTGGCCTTGACTTTTAA
- the rpsE gene encoding 30S ribosomal protein S5 — protein MTFNRRNDRNAERESSEFEEKMLFVNRTSKTYQGGRRFRFAALVILGDRNGRVGMGIGKAKEVPVAIEKAKSIARKNMIMVPVENGTIPHDIVGENSTSRVLLKPAGPGTGVIAGTVPRSIAELAGITNLLSKELGSRNKVNVAYAVFDGLRNLRTAKQVRALRGETGGA, from the coding sequence TTGACTTTTAACCGACGCAACGACCGCAATGCGGAGCGCGAAAGCAGCGAATTCGAAGAGAAGATGCTGTTCGTGAACCGCACCTCCAAGACCTACCAGGGCGGCCGCCGCTTCCGGTTCGCGGCCCTCGTGATCCTCGGCGACCGCAACGGCCGCGTGGGCATGGGCATCGGGAAGGCCAAGGAAGTGCCCGTGGCCATCGAGAAGGCCAAGAGCATCGCCCGCAAGAACATGATCATGGTGCCCGTCGAGAACGGCACCATTCCCCACGACATCGTGGGCGAGAACAGCACCAGCCGCGTGCTGCTCAAGCCCGCCGGCCCCGGCACGGGCGTGATCGCCGGCACCGTGCCCCGCTCCATTGCGGAACTGGCCGGGATCACCAACCTGCTGTCCAAGGAACTCGGCAGCCGCAACAAAGTCAACGTGGCGTACGCCGTGTTCGACGGCCTTAGAAATCTCCGCACCGCGAAACAGGTTCGCGCGCTGCGAGGCGAGACCGGAGGCGCATAA
- the rpmD gene encoding 50S ribosomal protein L30 codes for MKITLKRSIIGRPGYQVKTVQALGLKKIGDTREVSDTPALRGMVNTVKHLLEVHE; via the coding sequence CTGAAAATCACCCTCAAGCGCAGCATCATCGGCCGCCCTGGTTACCAGGTGAAGACCGTGCAGGCGCTCGGCCTGAAGAAGATCGGTGACACCCGCGAAGTGAGCGACACCCCCGCCCTGCGCGGCATGGTGAACACCGTCAAGCACCTGCTGGAGGTGCACGAATGA
- the rplO gene encoding 50S ribosomal protein L15, translated as MKLHELQPSPGSRKNRKRVGRGPGGTDKTAGRGHKGQKSRSGAGKGAFFEGGRSRLIARLPKRGFNNVGTTFEVIKLSQLNDIEVEGDTFDRNVLEIAGLVRRKNWPVKLLAGGEISRAVTVHVDAASASAIKAIEAAGGKVVLPEPKTESAQKAE; from the coding sequence ATGAAACTGCACGAACTGCAGCCCTCACCGGGCAGCCGCAAGAACCGCAAGCGCGTGGGCCGTGGCCCCGGCGGCACGGACAAGACGGCCGGCCGTGGCCACAAGGGCCAGAAGTCGCGCAGCGGCGCCGGCAAGGGGGCCTTCTTCGAGGGGGGCCGCAGCCGCCTGATCGCCCGTCTGCCCAAGCGTGGCTTCAACAACGTCGGCACGACCTTCGAGGTCATCAAGCTCTCGCAGCTGAACGACATCGAAGTCGAGGGTGACACCTTCGACCGCAACGTGCTGGAGATCGCGGGCCTGGTGCGCCGCAAGAACTGGCCCGTGAAGCTCCTCGCCGGCGGTGAGATCTCGCGCGCCGTGACGGTGCACGTGGACGCCGCGAGCGCCTCGGCCATCAAGGCCATCGAGGCCGCCGGGGGCAAGGTCGTCCTGCCCGAACCCAAGACCGAAAGCGCCCAGAAGGCGGAGTAA
- the secY gene encoding preprotein translocase subunit SecY: MLRAFRDAFRIPDLQRKILFTLLLLAIYRLGSAIPTPGVNSATLSKANSGGLFGLISMISGGNLSQFSIFALGVLPYITASIVIQLLTTTIPALEKLSKEGEEGRKKINQYTRYAAVALGAVQATFFAAFINSNPSYIAIGWTPGVFTILVMVLTQVAGIAFTMWIGERITEVGVGNGISLIITAGIIARYPFEFQSTAALVRSDPEANWVIRLVAFAAVILVTIAGIVYVYQAERRVPVTYARARGGVAGQARGATQATWLPIKVNQAGVIPVIFASAMLIIPNLISSATTTRAPAVSAWIQTNLVFGQPLYIVLEAALIFGFTYLYNSVQFDPKRIAEQLREAGGFIPGVRPGTPTAEFLGSISGRLSLWGAIFLVVLTIIPQVVQRATGITTFQFSGTGLLIIVGVALETLKQLEAQLTVRRYDGFISKGRIRGRLNN; this comes from the coding sequence ATGCTCCGCGCCTTCCGCGACGCCTTCCGGATTCCGGATCTTCAGCGGAAGATTCTCTTCACCCTGCTGCTTCTCGCCATTTACCGCCTGGGGAGCGCCATTCCCACCCCGGGCGTGAACAGTGCCACCCTGAGTAAAGCCAACTCGGGTGGCCTGTTCGGCTTGATCAGCATGATCTCGGGCGGGAATCTTTCGCAGTTCTCGATCTTCGCGCTGGGGGTGCTGCCGTACATCACGGCCAGCATCGTCATCCAGCTGCTGACCACGACCATTCCCGCGCTGGAGAAACTCAGTAAGGAAGGCGAGGAAGGCCGCAAGAAGATCAACCAGTACACCCGGTATGCCGCGGTGGCGCTGGGGGCCGTGCAGGCCACCTTCTTCGCGGCGTTCATCAATTCCAACCCCAGTTACATCGCCATCGGCTGGACGCCCGGCGTCTTCACCATTCTGGTGATGGTGCTCACGCAGGTGGCCGGGATCGCGTTCACCATGTGGATCGGGGAGCGCATCACGGAAGTCGGCGTGGGGAACGGCATCTCGCTGATCATCACGGCAGGGATCATCGCCCGCTACCCCTTCGAGTTCCAGAGCACGGCCGCCCTGGTGCGCTCCGACCCGGAAGCGAACTGGGTGATCCGGCTGGTGGCCTTCGCCGCCGTGATCCTGGTGACCATCGCCGGGATCGTGTACGTCTACCAGGCCGAGCGCCGGGTACCCGTGACCTACGCCCGCGCGCGCGGCGGCGTGGCCGGGCAGGCGCGTGGAGCCACGCAGGCCACCTGGTTGCCCATCAAGGTCAACCAGGCGGGCGTGATTCCAGTGATCTTCGCGTCGGCCATGCTGATCATCCCGAACCTGATTTCGAGCGCCACGACCACCCGCGCGCCCGCCGTGAGCGCGTGGATCCAGACGAACCTGGTGTTCGGGCAGCCGCTGTACATCGTGCTGGAGGCCGCGCTGATTTTCGGCTTCACGTACCTGTACAACAGCGTGCAGTTCGACCCGAAGCGGATCGCCGAGCAGCTGCGCGAGGCGGGAGGCTTCATTCCCGGCGTGCGTCCCGGCACGCCCACCGCCGAGTTCCTGGGCAGCATCAGCGGCCGCCTGAGTCTGTGGGGCGCGATCTTCCTAGTCGTGCTGACCATCATTCCTCAGGTGGTGCAGCGGGCCACGGGCATCACGACCTTCCAGTTCAGCGGGACAGGCCTGCTGATCATCGTGGGGGTGGCCCTCGAAACGCTGAAGCAGCTCGAAGCTCAGCTGACGGTGCGCCGTTACGACGGGTTCATCAGCAAGGGCCGCATTCGTGGCCGGCTGAACAACTGA
- a CDS encoding adenylate kinase, with the protein MTQAKNKVVVFLGPPGAGKGTQAERLAAEQHLLKISTGDILRDHVQRGTELGQQVKPILDAGKLVPDDILIALIRDKLAGMDAVRVIFDGFPRTLPQAEGLDMLLEELGAPVNAVPLLEVPAEVLISRIVDRGKQAQAAGQAVRSDDTEEVARHRQDIYREQTQPLIDYYAARGHLYRVDGVGSMDQVYGRILDGMK; encoded by the coding sequence GTGACTCAAGCGAAAAACAAGGTCGTGGTGTTTCTCGGGCCGCCCGGCGCGGGCAAGGGTACGCAGGCGGAGCGGCTGGCGGCCGAGCAGCACCTGCTGAAGATCAGCACCGGCGATATCCTGCGTGACCACGTTCAGCGGGGAACGGAACTGGGGCAGCAGGTGAAGCCCATTCTGGACGCCGGAAAACTGGTGCCGGACGACATCCTGATCGCCCTGATCCGCGACAAGCTGGCGGGCATGGACGCCGTGCGCGTGATCTTCGACGGCTTTCCGCGCACACTGCCGCAGGCCGAGGGGCTGGACATGCTGCTGGAGGAACTGGGCGCTCCGGTGAACGCCGTGCCGCTGTTGGAAGTGCCCGCCGAGGTGCTGATCTCCCGCATCGTGGATCGGGGCAAACAGGCGCAGGCGGCCGGTCAGGCGGTGCGCAGCGACGACACCGAGGAGGTGGCCCGTCACCGCCAGGACATCTACCGCGAGCAGACGCAGCCCCTGATCGACTACTACGCGGCGCGCGGGCACCTGTACCGTGTGGACGGTGTGGGCAGCATGGATCAGGTGTACGGCCGCATTCTGGACGGCATGAAGTAG
- a CDS encoding SWIM zinc finger family protein, protein MTLTPDAILALAPEAGSASNARKLATLGKWQHLNAPAGSLWGQCQGSGKDPYLTGVDLSGPVGKCSCPSRKFPCKHALALLLLHTTHPGEFGTAAPPESIQTWLDGRARRAEGKEQRPDQTQAELVTPSGPDAAGQAKRRAAREKKVTGGLDALRTFLHDLIRDGLAHAPSRPYSDWDTQAARLVDAQAPGAARLVRQIPAHLGDPSALLAHLARLHLLTEAWPRRDSLDDATQADLRAALGFPLDNAAVLEAGGVRANWRVMGQASVQEDHLSTRRTWLVSGDQTALLLDFAAGGRPFPPALPPAGTVQAEVCYAPAAFPQRALLSGEALSVPAGALPVPVTLDALLDRHGAALAANPWLERSAHQIGPLHLIPGEPWHVQDIGGQLPLGGSDRARQTILAISGGQPVTLYSEWDGVALLPLSLVHEGTLIPLRQAEDA, encoded by the coding sequence ATGACCTTGACTCCTGATGCCATCCTCGCCCTTGCCCCGGAAGCCGGGAGTGCCAGCAATGCCCGCAAGCTCGCCACCCTGGGGAAATGGCAGCACCTGAACGCCCCGGCGGGCAGCCTGTGGGGCCAGTGCCAGGGCAGCGGCAAGGATCCCTACCTGACCGGCGTGGACCTCAGCGGCCCGGTCGGCAAGTGCTCGTGTCCCAGCCGCAAATTCCCGTGCAAACACGCCCTGGCCCTGCTGCTCCTGCACACCACCCACCCGGGCGAGTTCGGCACCGCCGCGCCGCCCGAAAGCATCCAGACGTGGCTGGACGGACGGGCCCGGCGGGCCGAAGGCAAAGAGCAGCGGCCCGACCAGACACAGGCGGAGCTGGTGACCCCATCCGGCCCGGATGCGGCCGGGCAGGCAAAACGGCGCGCCGCACGGGAGAAGAAGGTCACGGGCGGTCTGGACGCCCTGCGCACGTTCCTCCACGACCTGATCCGGGACGGCCTGGCCCATGCGCCCAGCCGACCCTACAGCGACTGGGATACGCAGGCCGCCCGCCTGGTGGACGCCCAGGCCCCCGGTGCGGCCCGGCTGGTGCGGCAGATCCCCGCGCACCTGGGCGACCCCAGCGCCCTCCTCGCGCACCTGGCCCGTCTCCACCTGCTGACCGAGGCGTGGCCGCGCCGGGACTCCCTGGACGACGCCACCCAGGCCGACCTGCGGGCCGCTCTGGGCTTCCCGCTCGACAACGCCGCCGTCCTGGAGGCCGGAGGCGTGCGCGCGAACTGGAGGGTCATGGGCCAGGCCAGCGTGCAGGAAGACCACCTCAGTACACGCCGTACGTGGCTGGTGAGCGGCGATCAGACCGCGCTGCTCCTCGACTTCGCCGCTGGAGGCCGGCCCTTTCCGCCCGCCCTGCCGCCCGCTGGAACGGTGCAGGCCGAGGTGTGTTATGCCCCCGCCGCCTTCCCCCAACGGGCGCTGCTGAGCGGTGAGGCGCTGAGCGTTCCTGCGGGCGCCCTGCCCGTGCCCGTGACGCTGGACGCGCTGCTCGACCGGCACGGCGCGGCCCTCGCGGCGAACCCGTGGCTGGAACGCAGCGCGCATCAGATCGGCCCGCTGCACCTGATCCCCGGCGAACCATGGCACGTCCAGGACATTGGCGGACAGTTGCCGCTGGGCGGCAGTGACCGCGCCCGCCAGACCATCCTCGCCATCAGCGGCGGACAGCCCGTCACGCTGTACAGCGAGTGGGACGGCGTGGCCCTGCTGCCCTTGAGCCTCGTACACGAGGGCACCCTGATCCCCCTGCGGCAGGCGGAGGACGCATGA
- a CDS encoding DUF5691 domain-containing protein — protein MSDLETLLALALVGTARGTLPTPGHGALDHAAAQVTRPEAEGTLLARAVLHTLAHAAGRAPDPASDPPPAPAPAETLPEVPERAARHLPLVLGTPLLREWLALCARTGWRVPPARLPELLDLARHDGTLRAALSPVLGERGAWLSQFNPEWRFTPPTHGEDAWAEATEAGREALWRGVRERDPQAARDLLTTHLPTERAGSRKRLLGALLDTLTPDDQTLEPLLDSLTTDRSDDVRTLARTALHRLSGSAQNARNAARIHALVTPRKTGLIGRLTGQASHTLTPPTAPDEHATRDGLPDKPGATELLTHLLEHTHPDSLLAALNLTPEALSDLAKHHDVIAALASNARATGHSLLATALLRQAPGDPGLLATAGTAPLHRAILAALPARQPDTLLPLLDALPAPWPQEIGTQVVTALRDTIPDAHYAGAWGYRWSQILDLTAQRTHPHTPPPAPLSPNATEYAHRVMNELRATLELRRQLSHDFGPGAG, from the coding sequence ATGAGCGATCTCGAGACCCTGCTGGCCCTGGCCCTGGTTGGCACGGCGCGCGGCACGCTCCCCACCCCCGGCCACGGCGCGCTGGATCACGCGGCCGCCCAGGTCACCCGCCCAGAGGCCGAGGGTACCCTTCTCGCCCGCGCGGTTCTGCACACCCTGGCGCACGCGGCTGGACGCGCGCCCGATCCCGCCAGCGATCCGCCGCCTGCGCCCGCGCCCGCCGAGACGCTCCCGGAAGTGCCGGAACGCGCCGCGCGGCACCTGCCCCTGGTGCTGGGCACGCCCCTGCTGCGCGAGTGGCTGGCCCTCTGCGCGCGGACCGGCTGGCGCGTTCCCCCGGCTAGGCTGCCGGAACTCCTTGATCTGGCCCGCCACGACGGCACCCTCCGCGCGGCCCTGAGCCCCGTGCTGGGCGAACGCGGCGCGTGGCTGTCCCAGTTCAACCCCGAATGGCGCTTCACCCCACCCACCCACGGCGAGGACGCCTGGGCCGAGGCCACCGAAGCGGGCCGGGAAGCCCTGTGGAGAGGCGTCCGCGAGCGCGACCCGCAGGCGGCCCGCGACCTCCTGACCACCCACCTGCCCACGGAACGCGCCGGCAGCCGCAAGCGTCTCCTGGGGGCGCTGCTCGACACCCTCACTCCGGACGACCAGACCCTGGAACCGCTGCTGGACTCGCTCACCACGGATCGCAGCGACGACGTCCGCACCCTGGCCCGCACGGCCCTGCACCGCCTGAGCGGCAGCGCCCAGAACGCCCGTAACGCCGCCCGTATCCACGCGCTGGTGACGCCCCGCAAGACCGGCCTGATCGGCCGCCTCACCGGGCAGGCCAGCCACACCCTCACGCCTCCGACCGCCCCGGACGAGCACGCCACCCGCGACGGTCTGCCGGACAAGCCCGGCGCCACGGAACTCCTGACGCACCTGCTGGAGCACACGCACCCTGATTCCCTCCTGGCCGCCCTGAACCTCACGCCAGAGGCCCTCTCCGACCTTGCGAAGCACCACGACGTGATCGCGGCGCTGGCTTCCAATGCGCGCGCTACCGGGCACTCCCTCCTCGCCACCGCCCTGCTCAGGCAGGCCCCCGGCGACCCCGGCCTGCTTGCCACGGCCGGAACCGCGCCCCTGCACCGCGCCATCCTGGCGGCCCTGCCCGCCCGCCAGCCCGACACGCTGCTGCCCCTGCTGGACGCCCTGCCTGCTCCGTGGCCGCAGGAGATCGGCACCCAGGTCGTCACGGCCCTGCGCGACACCATTCCTGACGCGCACTACGCCGGTGCGTGGGGGTACCGCTGGTCACAGATCCTCGATCTGACCGCCCAGCGCACCCATCCCCACACGCCGCCCCCCGCCCCCCTGTCGCCCAACGCCACCGAGTACGCCCACCGCGTGATGAACGAACTTAGGGCCACCCTGGAACTCCGGCGGCAGCTGTCGCACGACTTCGGGCCTGGGGCCGGATGA
- a CDS encoding AAA family ATPase, producing the protein MTTPDPTVLRQHAEQQYAHELSALAAHDDKPRPPRWNLSPHAVLTYLMGGKLKDGTEITAKYVGERRLMEIAVATLATDRALLLIGVPGTAKSWVSEHLAAAISGNSTLLVQGTAGTSEESIRYGWNYARLLAEGPSEAALVESPIVRAMRTGKIARLEELTRVQSDVQDTLITVLSEKTLPVPELNTEVQAISGFNLIATANNRDKGVNDLSSALKRRFNTVVLPVPDTIEDEVRIVTQRVMQLAGNLQIPSPPPALEEVRRIVTVFRELRAGATEDGKTKLKSPSGSMSTAEAISVVNQGLSLAAHFGNGHLSAHDVAASLVGAVVKDPVQDSVIWREYLETVAKKRDDWKDFYKACRAVS; encoded by the coding sequence ATGACCACCCCAGACCCCACCGTTCTCCGTCAGCATGCCGAGCAGCAGTACGCGCACGAGTTGTCCGCCCTGGCCGCGCACGATGACAAACCCCGTCCGCCCCGCTGGAACCTGTCGCCGCACGCGGTACTCACGTACCTGATGGGCGGCAAACTCAAGGACGGTACGGAGATCACCGCGAAGTACGTGGGGGAACGCCGCCTGATGGAAATTGCGGTCGCCACCCTCGCCACGGATCGCGCCCTGCTGCTGATCGGCGTGCCGGGCACCGCGAAAAGCTGGGTGAGCGAACACCTGGCCGCCGCCATCTCCGGCAACAGCACCCTGCTCGTTCAAGGCACCGCCGGCACCAGTGAGGAAAGCATCCGCTACGGCTGGAATTACGCCCGCCTGCTCGCCGAAGGTCCCAGCGAGGCCGCCCTTGTCGAAAGTCCCATCGTGCGCGCCATGCGCACCGGCAAAATCGCCCGCCTGGAAGAACTGACCCGCGTGCAGAGCGACGTGCAGGACACCCTCATCACCGTCCTGAGCGAGAAGACCCTCCCAGTTCCGGAACTCAACACCGAAGTCCAGGCCATCAGCGGCTTCAACCTGATCGCCACCGCCAACAACCGCGACAAGGGCGTGAACGACCTCTCAAGCGCCCTCAAACGCCGCTTCAACACGGTCGTCCTGCCCGTTCCGGACACCATCGAAGATGAGGTGAGGATCGTCACGCAGCGCGTCATGCAACTCGCCGGGAACCTCCAGATTCCCAGCCCACCCCCCGCACTGGAAGAAGTCCGGCGGATCGTGACCGTGTTCCGCGAACTGCGCGCCGGAGCCACCGAGGACGGCAAGACCAAACTGAAAAGCCCCAGCGGCAGCATGAGCACCGCCGAGGCGATCAGCGTCGTGAACCAGGGCCTCTCGCTGGCCGCACACTTCGGGAACGGGCACCTCAGCGCGCACGACGTTGCCGCCAGCCTCGTGGGGGCCGTCGTGAAAGACCCCGTGCAAGACAGCGTCATCTGGCGCGAATACCTGGAAACCGTGGCGAAGAAGAGAGACGACTGGAAGGACTTTTACAAGGCGTGCCGGGCGGTGAGCTGA